The genomic interval CCAGTGGCGTACCACAGGATTtggtgttggcaccagtaatgtttcaaatatatttCAATGATATACAAGAGGTTTTGaggtttgagtagctacataaatttgtttgcagatgatgccaagcttttgagagttataaaaaaacaaaatgattgtatggaattacagaaagatattgataagatctggagatggagccagaagtggaaattataatttaatactaagaaatgccatggaatggaaatgggtaaaagtaatagaagacctacatgggaatataaaatgggagaagagattataatgagaagaagagaagagaaagacctaggagtgattatacaagacaccctgactccagaaatacatataaatggattatttgcttcaacatacaagacactaacgaacatcagggtggcattcaattacatggataaaggtatgatgaaaaagatattaaccactatgataagacctagactagaatatgcagcagtggtatggtcaccatataggcagaaagatatcaagaaactagaaaggatacaaagggctgctacaaagatggtccctgaaataaaagatcttccctatgaagaaagactgaaggagatggagctaccaactttgaaggatagacaggaaagaggagacctaataacgatgtataagttggtaaaccgtatggagaagatagatagacaagaccgtggtaacactgatggagcagggagacagacaaacaagaggacattccaagaaaatcatgaaaagtcagtgtcataggaatatcaaaaagttcagttttccacataggacagtagacatctggaatggattaagtgaagagattgtaacagcagaaagtgtgcacaaattaaaggagaagttagataaatgtagatatggagacaggtcactatgaaccctgctcgaaccctgtaacatacaactaggtaaatacacacacacacagatatatatatatatatatatatatatatatatatatatatatatatatatatatatatatatatatatatatatatatatatatatatatatatatatatatatatatatatatatatatatatatatatatatatatatatatatatatatatatatacagtggtaccttggagtaCAAACAATTTGGATTACGAAcaaaaaattgtttttttttttttttttatttatttgtttattttatttatttattttttttgcattggaggACGAACTTTGCTTTAGAgtgtgaacaataacaaacgcGGTCAACAGATTGCACACAGCACTGCGcgatcagctgactgcatgctggggcaccacgctgcctcagtgcctcaggagtgttgtttgcagttgttttgtagtgctggggataataatattaatgttttttagtTATTTAGATTATTGCCTAGCGTAGCAGCGCACATGGTCACGAGACATACAtatggaagattctagaagatccgaggggaagagggagtatCCAGCTCGtgaattaaaagccttaacccttatagcccGTCAGACATGATCATGGCTCTTATGTTAGTGCCAGTCAGGCATGATCGTAGCGCTTTTCAGAAGCTGCGCTTCTTTATGCCACACAGTTTGTGTATGCTTGAGGCTATCTTTCATATATcgaggcctgtcattggcccattgttttcaagatggtggacacttagccaatcatgtatcagcttttacaaggatgtgtttgtgtaggtgtgagaGCTACAAGGGTGAGGATGCTGAGAGCACTTAtgtcagtatgctgtattttataattttttatgtatttcttggtgagatataagatatgcatgtatttccatggataagtaagctgttcagaaacatattatgatgcatgacagTATTGGAATCATGTGCgtagtgctggcttgatggagttggctgaggaggatgtgttgacgcttgtttctgacagtgaagaagttgaattttcatcatattacaatttgcttacttacctgatttattttccataatgaatgcagtatatcaaagaaaaacttattggcttatataagagtgtgtggtgctggcttgatggagtcacatgtggaggaggtggtgaccCTTGTTTCAGACCacaagaagttgaattttcattatattacattttgcttactttcctgcttttttttttcctatcttctatagttatagcataatagtagtagtagtagtagtagtatatatagtaataatatgcaaaaagtaagaaattagatgaaaaatataatttttttggtcttgggacgtggtttggaacgaattataatttcttccataagaatacatgtattttgatggtttggagtaagaacaaaaaTTTGAATGGAATAAATTTgtattccaaggcaccactgtatatatatatatatatatatatatatatatatatatatatatatatatatatatatatatatatatatatatatatatatatatatatatatatatatatatatatatatatatatatatatatatatatatatatatatatatatatatatatatatatatatatatatatatatatatatatatatatatatatatatatatatatatatatatatatatatatatatatatatatatatatatatatatatatatatattatatttttaattttttatttttcccccccGGCAATTTATGATGGACCGTTTGAAGTTGTTGCATGCTTCACAGTTTTACAAAACTAGTATCCCTTCTGATCATAAACAGAAATACTGTATTGTATTAACTTTGTTCttggtaagatttctacattgaaTATCTTACTATGAAAAAGGCTGAATTCAGTATTATgtaacatattttctttataaattctAATGAAACAATCCATGATAACTTATTAGAAGTGAAGTTGTTCACTGCTTCGGGCAACAACAAACAGTTTACAAACTGAATTGAGTGAATAGCAGACATTGTAGATCAGCGCTCTGTGTTTATTCTGTCCATGTGACATGAAAGCCCGGACACTTTGCATGTATGAATGAATATCAAATTCATtgcaccagttttttttttgctagctTTTACAGACTTCAACATGATACTACTATGATGATGATTCACTATGAGGTAGTATTCTGTATGTCATGCTTGTCTCAGCATGCCAATCTTTGATGTATCATTGCTTTCAGAttgaaaagcttttcatatttttataatTACCTTCATTCACATTATTCATTTAGTATATAATATTGTAAgcatgttcctcaataagttaaTTTCTGATACAAATATAGTATTAATGCTATGCTTTGAATCAAAAGAAGTTAATCATGAATGTCAAATTCAGTATGTGATAAACTTTACTGGATCTTTTCTGTTGCTGGAACTTTTAGAAATGTGTATATTAACCCCTTGATTATCCTAAGATGACAGAATTTACTATGATAAggcaaataaagagaaggagagagcaaTAATTTTAGCTTTAGAAACTAGTAAGTTAACTTGAAGCTCATGGCCACTTTGATTTTCTGCAGGTGAAGAAGTTTACTATAGTGAGACTGATGAAGAATTAGATGACAGACCCCCTACCTCTCCTCACACCTTACAGTCTCCATCATCAGCCAGGTGAGTTTCACTTTTCTTACTCTGTGACTACAAGAGTGTCTAGGAATAATGACAGTTATAGAAAGGATTTTGTTGATATAGAATTATGGAACTAAAAGTTGATGTGATAGGTATCTGATTCATGATCTTTATTTTCCTAGAAGCCCAACAGGCAGGGATGGTAGTGGAACTTCCTTGTGGCGTGGAGGGTCAGTCAGTCCTGGCCGAAGTAGTCAGAATCGGGGGGCACCCTTGTGTTCATCTTTAGCAGTGCTAAATGTGACAAAGGGCTCCAGCCTAAGATTCTTACAACACTATAAGGATCCAATGAGTCAGCCTGTTCCCACAGCATCCTTTCGTAGTTACAGGTAAACTTACTGTAGACAGATTGCATATGAATATTGTAATAACATTTCTTATGGTGTTCAGTGGAGATTCCATTACAGTGCTTATTTTTATGACATTTCTTATAGTGAATTAGATTCTTAAGTTCTGTGATGAAATCTGCTCTAATATATTAAATGGCTGAATGCCCCTACAGGCGTGTGGGTGaaaacagcagcagaagtaccTCAGTTGGTGACCTAAGGAAGGTCAGTAGGTCAGATACAAGCACTGACTTGCAAAATAAGACTGAAGAAGGTTCAAGTCGACAGGTGACTAGAAAGAACAGCCTGCGTGACCGTTTTCGTCAGCTGcacacacctttcacctctGAGCGCCGGAAACAAGCAGCTGGCCGGGGCACCCATGATACCcacaagaacagaaagaaatctGCAGGAGAGCAACAGCAAGGAGACCAAATCACAaatagaagggaagggggacAGCAACAGCATCAGAGTGAAGAAAAGACATTGCCAACTTCCTCTGCTACCACtaataccactgctaccaccaccatcaccagcacctctGTCACAAACATTACCATGCCCATTGTCACTATATCCAACCCTGTTCCTACcctcactcccaccaccacatccataatcaccactaccacagctacTAACACCACTCCTGGAATGCCACAAGTCAGTGCCCTTCAGATCTCTGTCAGCCCTCAACACCAGACCACAACAGAACTTCAGGTGGGATCAAATGAGAGCAGTGCAGGAGTACACCGACAACGACCACGTTACATGCTACCCACACGAGCTAGCAGTCATTATTCTCCTGGCCGACCATCCTCCATTGATTTGGATAGTCGTAGTGGCTCCAGCTCCAGTAAGGCCAGTATGGGACGTTGGAGTGGAACACCACCATCCAGTGGGCGGTGTAGCCCTTCCAAATTTGAGGTTAGTGGACGGCGAGGCAGTATTGGGGGAGAGTCCCCAGTTAGGTCTGGATCACCCCGCAGAGGTTCTCTGGACTGCTTGGCTTGGCCTCATCCACGAGCACTCTCCCCACCCACTTCGCCTATTCACACACCCACTCGCAGCTCTCATGGTTCTACAAGTAGTCTCCTAGCTTCAGAGGAATATCGAGAGGGATCTCCAGAAAAGCTGTGGATCAGTTCTTTGCGCACTGACACCTCCAAAACTAAGGGAGTTACTGTGCGCTGTGTTTCTGCAAGAAAAGATGGACGCTCACGCTCTGGCTCTGGAGATAATAGTGCCTCTGATCGTCTCAAACGTACTGCCTTGTATCACCCACCCCTTCGTGGTCGTACTGACCCAATGAAACCAGCATTTGAATTAGTTCTGGATCCATATAGTAGGCAGATTGTCATTGATTGTCACAGAGAAAATTTAAGATCATCCAAGACTCCTTCAGAAGTTTCCCAGTCAGATTCTGTTGCCCAGCCAATGACAATCACATTGACAAGGAGGTCACAGCGGCAGTCTCCCAGTAGTGATACAGGGACACCATCTCGACCTGAGGTGCCACCTAGGACAAAATTCCTCTCTCTGAGTGAACGAACTTTatcaccctcctctcctctgccttcCTCCCCACCTTATTTGCCTTTAGTCTCCAGTCCTTCAAATTCAATGACAATATCCCCTACTTATAACCACAGTATTAGTTCCTCCCCATCCACACACTCTACACAGCATTCAGCACTGACTTCACCATCTTTTATATCCACAAGCTCTCCAGGGGTTACTCATACTACTACTCTAACTAAACATGTTCCCAACCTTACCATCAGGACCACATCTGAGGAGACAGACCCAGTACGCACACCTCTTAAGGTATGTCATCTCATCTCCTGTTATCTATTTGATCTTCATGATCCTGTTACAAAAGATAGCATTCATAATATATTTAGCAATCTATAGAAGTAAAGAATGTTTAAAGCAACTATAAACTTACCTTGGCAGCCTGCCATGGGTGTGTCCATGATTGGGAAACAACGGAGAACTCCTGGTGTTCTGTCACCCCGAgatgtcttcttctcttcaccccCATCTTCCCCAACCCTCTCTTCtgtgtcctcctccatttctcctcatcATTCCAGCAAGAACTCGGTGCCTCCTAAACTACGCAACCAAAAGGTAAAATTGTTAATTTTCTATTGCTCAGAAGTTTTATTTTGTATGATGTGACTAAAATAAATAGCAACATGTTAGtcttgttttggtgttgtaAGGACATAGATTACTTATTGCTCAATCAAAAAAGCAGAAATGTAATTAATTAAATGGTATAATCCTGAAAACTTGTTGCAGATCCTGCCACACTATCCAGGGATGGAGTATCCTCCAGTATTTGAGCCTGGTTCATATTCCCTTTGTCCTGCCGACCAGACCGTGTCTTCAGCTGACCAAGGCCTAGAGGGTGGGATTGAGGGTCGCACTAGTGTAGAGAGTCGTGTAGTTTATACCATGGCTCAGGTTGGGATATCTCATGGTGCTCCACATAATAGCCACAAATTGATGTCATCCCCTGAAACATCAAGTAGAGCAGGCCAGGAGCAAAACTTGGCATCAGCAAGAGAGTATCATTTGACCCAAAGAAATATAGAagttagttgtggtggtggtggaggaggaggaggtagttctCTTAGCCCTCCAGCATTGGCCTGCCACCATTCTCTTCATATTGTAGTCACTGCTCAAACCACTCCTCATACATTTCACTGTGCAGATTCTTCCCAAACCATCAGTGTTACTGCTCCTACATCAGGCTCCACTTCTCATAACCACAATACAactacttcctctccttcacattCAGTAGCATCCCTCCACCAAAATTTGTATGTCACTACCCCAGTGCACCCTGTTATCCACCAGAACATTTCTATGTCCCAGTCATCAACCTTCAGCACTCCTCTAAAGATAAGTAGTACTGGGGGAGCAGGGAAATTAATGTCTCAATATACATTTGGTCATTCAGGTCAAGCCAAATCTGTCCAAGGTGTCCAAGGTCTGGAGAACCAATCTTCACAGTCAAACAAATCACAGATATCCTCCAGGTCACTTACACCTACAAAGCCATACTTACTGGCACCTTCAGACAGTTCTCTCAGTAACAAGGATAAAGAAGATATCGACAGAGAATCATCAGCCTAGGAGTGCTTGTGAGAACTCTTGGTGCATGCAGATGTTGCCTTATTGGTGCACCTCACATGTGTATGTTGAGAGGAATTATGGTGCTTTTATATAGCTATCGCTCAACATCTTCATTTCAGGTCAATACAGTAAACTCCCTCGTATACAACCTAAAATACACAGAGAGGCTGTTAAGTACACAAGGTTTCTGGTAATGTGAGGTGTTTTTTCATACTTGAATAAAGTCCTGCAACACCTAAACTGATTCCCAtaccgataaaaaaaaaaaaatttatgatCAAATTGCAACCATAACTAACCAAATCAACTCAAAGGGAATGTAAAATATGTAATGGTATCCAAATAGGAAATCAGATAAGTTATCATCAATAAATTTCACCTGAATAGCAACCATTTGTTATCTCCATGAGACTCTGCAAAAAGATCAGCTTTAGCTGACATCTTTGCACCCAGCATAGCTGGGTGCGACTGGAAAAATTTATCATGATAACTGATGAATCAATAATGATAACCTTATTGGTGATAAGCGATGATTGATGACTGGCAACAAACTTATTGCCTGATAACTGACAAACAGTAAATTGATAAATTAGATATTCTGATACTAAAGATTACATTACTGATagttaaaataaaaagttgatgaatccaaatctttatctttatcaattttgaaaaatcttagaaaaaataaaattcaaGGTTTTATATCTTGTGTCTTCACTAATGTAAATACTATTATAAGTTTAATAGCTATGCTCATATTCCAGAATTATTGATTATTACTAGTTTGGAACCAAAAGTATCCGTGATACCAATGAATCAGTAACTCAGGAAAATTTATTATCAGATAACCAAGAATCTGATTTCATTATCGTGATAATTTATTGTGATACCGCCCACATATGCATATCCAAGAGTTTACAAGTAAAACGTGTCGAAGATTGTTGCAACTTGTGCTGAAACCTGAAGAAGCCTTTGTCCCGTAATGTACTTGGAACTGTTACTGATGATAGATATAACAATTCAGTCAGCATTGATCAATACATGCTATCAGCATGTTGTGTTTAGTTCCTTGGCTAGTTATGGTGGCTTTCAACCAAGACACGAGATAAATGGGAATTCATTTTTGGTTTTGAGTGACTtgctattttctcttattttacattttaatagaatttttcaatattttggaTAATACTATAATTTGCATAATGTATTTCAGGATGCAAGGGAGTTAACTGTATAAAGTGATTGTCCCCAAGTTTTGAAAGCCCAAATAATAAGGCTTTAAGTATGTGCTTTCATAGAATTAGGATTCAAACATTGAAGTTAACTTTGAGACTACCTAACTACAACTTCACCCTTAATTCAAGTGTTGAAGTTATATTTGCTTATGTGTTATCTATTTAATTCTAAGTTGCATTTGTAACTCTTCATCTGATCCTGTCTGGCCTTCCACAGTCACCAAGCCATTACATGTGGTCTTTTAGACAGTTGTTgtcatatatttatattttatctttatattgTGGTTATCTCCCTATGACCTGCAGGTTATTTGTCAAGAAAAATGGTAGTTTTTGATTAGATATTTATTGACAACTCATTGAATTAACATCAATAATGTGTTCAGGATTGAATTAGCATCAGTAGTGAATtcaacaaggaaaaatatgtgTGCAACatatgttaaaagaaaaaaaaaagggatctTAAGTTCCTTTGCTCTGCCCTTTCCAGTATCTTACAACACATTTCAATGTCATAAATGTTCAGATATGTAAATCATGTGTATTAATCATACTGAGGAAAGTAACTTGTATGTTATAGTAAAGAGTTCCTCTTGTGGATGTTGCACAATCCTGACTGGAAATTATGGTTTTCCTGTTGTCCACATGCTACTTGTACTTGgaccttaaaagaaaaatttgttTTTGCAAAACTAACTCAACACAAGAAACTATTTGGTGATGAGGCCTATTTAAAGCGTCTGGAGAAACACTTAGAGCTGACCCTACAGAATGGAACGCTACTCTATATACATCCTTCATGTAGATCGACCCTAGAGAGTGGAAAGATACTCTATCTACATCCTTTATGTAGATTGATGGGTTATTGTTTATCACAAGAACCAGAGATGTGGATCCCAGATGCTTGATCTTCGGTCATCAGGACTTGAGTTGTTGATATTTGCACATGCAACAAATTACTTTCAATTATAAGCACCAATTTTATAATTATATTTCTTATTAGATGTATTATTTAAGATATAAATAATTGTGATGTATCAAGAAGCATCTAGTGTAATACGCTCAATTAAAGTTAGGAGTCTCAAAGTATTTTGTTAGTAAGAAGTATATGTTGGCAAGAGAGAAAATCTTACAGCTGACTTGCACATATTTATTGTTAAAAACATGCCCACTTATATATTGtatgttagaaattatgaaaatatttattaaaTTATAATTTGATTAGGTCTTACATCTCTACATTTCAATTACTTAAAAGGCTATTActgaataaaaatgtaaatttaACTTGGCCTGTCAGCATGTAACCACATTTGTTGtgccttcatatatatatatata from Portunus trituberculatus isolate SZX2019 chromosome 47, ASM1759143v1, whole genome shotgun sequence carries:
- the LOC123498158 gene encoding LOW QUALITY PROTEIN: uncharacterized protein LOC123498158 (The sequence of the model RefSeq protein was modified relative to this genomic sequence to represent the inferred CDS: deleted 2 bases in 1 codon), with translation MAYVNVAEWNPYQVSEWLKGLDEVILPYVRHFASNQVDGKRLLQLSADTLPALRVTKVGHQEIILQAVDLLRNIHYHLNQENVQHLALRLSSKARSVCSELRYAAIAARTGGGSAGEEEDGEEEEEEAGQLRGMRKKQESVSTAVIGGVADVLSAVKCLVYWLNRQPFEGQERYDNIKKNLVELSIGLATIAQRDKFAENQASLILHICEKLVTKSDIIIQESDDPLIIQPASLEVATVKKKADDDWGLRLQPSCHGVHQISGVIALSPAYQCGKLQEGDELVQVNYQTVIGWNHHRVTAVMEEFPVEVILTVKKRPRHFNTVAQINYFKPMRLPSKKRIYSPWGSMVSSPHCDIQSIPNLQLSVSVDKVALKREATNTEPTPKSTTPPPPQATPSPQPPSSISDAASTASDHESEELDTDDDPYPPDGEILGSSPTSMRLYHPKPRVSVQRRATIPGATARPTLSFDQLLHDGRWSYELRDGRAEASNPNLPSGAGTPTRPHTYIETTTKTRLFRETKRGHKEGLSNEVAVTGDGRENGQESGAGSTFNQSGIKPLSTRVGKPVVNVIPLPPRKPTNHSQSASPAVIHRSVASEDKSSGGSWATGRQSLNISQSPGEHFERLSDQSQEHQDSRSHRVSEDRPKLDKSHSTPAYDMDGDVGQEGLSAPLAPVKVVCPARSPTAAQVGTQVLLAAGKVGPPPPHHAPAITSNTSTTTTTIITTTTTTTTTTFTSTTTITTAPCSSEAGEGGREGQQSTAAPVVMREARSSSPSVWRRAILVSDRGSRRISCRELGQGDHQGWLYRRRDNKGFLLPHRWERRWFILKKNYLYGYRDREAVRADSLIYLPGFHVCPATDVKAKKYAFKIYHSSGATFYFACDTSEERSRWMSQMGLSAITSHHHQHQQQQQQQQQQQQQQQQQHQQQQQQQQQQQQQQQQHQHSHHRHHFGSHTQQHQQQGEEVYYSETDEELDDRPPTSPHTLQSPSSARSPTGRDGSGTSLWRGGSVSPGRSSQNRGAPLCSSLAVLNVTKGSSLRFLQHYKDPMSQPVPTASFRSYRRVGENSSRSTSVGDLRKVSRSDTSTDLQNKTEEGSSRQVTRKNSLRDRFRQLHTPFTSERRKQAAGRGTHDTHKNRKKSAGEQQQGDQITNRREGGQQQHQSEEKTLPTSSATTNTTATTTITSTSVTNITMPIVTISNPVPTLTPTTTSIITTTTATNTTPGMPQVSALQISVSPQHQTTTELQVGSNESSAGVHRQRPRYMLPTRASSHYSPGRPSSIDLDSRSGSSSSKASMGRWSGTPPSSGRCSPSKFEVSGRRGSIGGESPVRSGSPRRGSLDCLAWPHPRALSPPTSPIHTPTRSSHGSTSSLLASEEYREGSPEKLWISSLRTDTSKTKGVTVRCVSARKDGRSRSGSGDNSASDRLKRTALYHPPLRGRTDPMKPAFELVLDPYSRQIVIDCHRENLRSSKTPSEVSQSDSVAQPMTITLTRRSQRQSPSSDTGTPSRPEVPPRTKFLSLSERTLSPSSPLPSSPPYLPLVSSPSNSMTISPTYNHSISSSPSTHSTQHSALTSPSFISTSSPGVTHTTTLTKHVPNLTIRTTSEETDPVRTPLKPAMGVSMIGKQRRTPGVLSPRDVFFSSPPSSPTLSSVSSSISPHHSSKNSVPPKLRNQKILPHYPGMEYPPVFEPGSYSLCPADQTVSSADQGLEGGIEGRTSVESRVVYTMAQVGISHGAPHNSHKLMSSPETSSRAGQEQNLASAREYHLTQRNIEVSCGGGGGGGGSSLSPPALACHHSLHIVVTAQTTPHTFHCADSSQTISVTAPTSGSTSHNHNTTTSSPSHSVASLHQNLYVTTPVHPVIHQNISMSQSSTFSTPLKISSTGGAGKLMSQYTFGHSGQAKSVQGVQGLENQSSQSNKSQISSRSLTPTKPYLLAPSDSSLSNKDKEDIDRESSA